A single region of the Oenococcus kitaharae DSM 17330 genome encodes:
- a CDS encoding hydroxymethylglutaryl-CoA reductase, degradative — protein sequence MTKFYEKNFSQRLKEAVPDPKLQELFLQHADLAHDKVIENYLTDLPVPVGLLRQLVVDGHTYLVPMATEEPSVVAAANNGARFLTNIETVYQTHLRFGQILVMGDFDTLDAVYLKHKDDLKKTAQLVYPSIVARGGGLKELHFRQMDANSFSFDALIDTQDAMGANIVNTIVEAIAEQLRSWQVDVLAAIVSNLPTTSMTEMKAVASGLDLPSMKKIAALSHFATIDFHRAATDNKGFLNGASAIVLASGNDWRAFEAGAHAYAAIDGNYKSLASWTINSQNQLIGRVKMPVQLGIVGGTISQNKVAVGLLKLTQVHSADELARIVLAAGLAQSLAALRALVGEGIQKGHMKMQRRAKGEDK from the coding sequence ATGACTAAATTCTACGAAAAAAATTTTTCCCAGAGATTGAAGGAAGCTGTTCCAGATCCTAAATTGCAGGAATTATTTTTGCAGCATGCTGATTTAGCTCACGATAAAGTAATTGAGAATTATTTAACCGACTTACCAGTGCCAGTCGGTCTTTTGCGTCAGTTGGTTGTTGACGGACATACTTATCTTGTTCCAATGGCCACTGAAGAACCAAGCGTTGTTGCCGCTGCCAATAATGGCGCAAGATTTCTGACAAATATTGAAACAGTTTATCAAACACACCTGCGTTTTGGTCAAATATTGGTGATGGGTGATTTTGATACACTGGACGCAGTCTATCTAAAACATAAAGATGATTTGAAAAAGACAGCACAATTGGTATATCCGTCCATTGTGGCACGGGGTGGCGGGCTGAAGGAATTGCATTTTCGTCAAATGGATGCTAATTCGTTTTCTTTTGATGCACTGATTGATACGCAAGATGCTATGGGCGCAAATATCGTCAATACGATTGTGGAGGCCATAGCAGAACAATTGCGATCTTGGCAGGTGGATGTTTTGGCGGCGATTGTTTCCAATCTTCCCACTACCAGCATGACTGAAATGAAAGCAGTTGCCTCTGGGCTGGATCTGCCTAGTATGAAAAAAATCGCTGCACTGTCTCATTTTGCGACGATTGATTTTCATCGCGCAGCCACAGACAACAAGGGATTTCTTAACGGCGCCTCGGCAATAGTACTGGCTAGCGGTAATGACTGGCGTGCTTTTGAAGCTGGTGCGCACGCCTATGCGGCCATAGATGGTAACTATAAGTCTTTAGCTTCTTGGACCATTAATTCGCAAAATCAATTAATTGGCCGTGTCAAAATGCCGGTTCAATTAGGTATAGTAGGTGGAACAATCTCACAAAATAAAGTAGCCGTTGGGTTGCTGAAACTAACTCAGGTACATTCTGCAGATGAGCTGGCTAGAATCGTTTTGGCCGCCGGGCTTGCCCAAAGTCTTGCTGCTTTGAGGGCATTAGTCGGTGAAGGTATTCAAAAGGGACATATGAAAATGCAGCGACGCGCAAAAGGAGAAGATAAATGA
- the trpS gene encoding tryptophan--tRNA ligase — protein MTKEIYLTGDRPTGKLHIGHYVGSLKNRVAMQNSGEYEPFVMIADTQAFTDNARDPEKIHRSLTEVALDYLAVGLDPKKTTMFVQSQIKGLFELTEYYMNLVTVARLQRNPTVKAEIEQKGFGESIPAGFFTYPVSQAADITIFKAKKVPVGDDQEPMLEQTRELVRAFNSAYNTDILVEPQGVFPAKGLGRIPGIDGNAKMSKSLGNAIYLSDDADTVAAKVKQMYTDPQHIQVSDPGHIEGNVVFTYLDIFDPDKAQVASLKEQYQQGGLGDMKLKRYLTEVLESELKPIRERRASFEEDIPAVLQMLKDGSDHANQIAEKTMTEVRAAMGVNYFDGLK, from the coding sequence ATGACAAAAGAAATCTATCTAACCGGTGACCGTCCAACCGGTAAGCTTCACATCGGACACTATGTCGGTTCTTTAAAAAACCGTGTTGCCATGCAGAATTCTGGTGAATATGAGCCCTTCGTCATGATTGCCGATACACAAGCATTCACGGATAACGCACGTGATCCTGAAAAAATTCATCGCAGTTTGACAGAAGTGGCTTTGGACTATTTAGCTGTTGGTTTGGATCCAAAAAAAACAACAATGTTTGTACAGTCTCAAATTAAAGGCTTGTTTGAACTGACTGAGTATTATATGAATCTTGTTACAGTTGCGCGTTTGCAGCGCAATCCGACTGTGAAGGCTGAAATTGAACAAAAAGGTTTTGGCGAATCAATTCCGGCTGGCTTTTTTACGTATCCAGTCAGCCAAGCAGCTGATATTACGATTTTTAAGGCCAAAAAAGTGCCCGTTGGGGATGATCAGGAACCAATGCTGGAACAAACACGAGAACTTGTTCGAGCTTTTAACAGTGCCTATAACACTGATATTTTGGTAGAGCCTCAAGGTGTTTTCCCAGCAAAAGGATTGGGTCGGATTCCCGGTATTGACGGTAACGCTAAAATGTCAAAATCTCTTGGTAACGCCATCTATCTTTCCGATGATGCCGATACAGTAGCGGCTAAAGTTAAACAAATGTACACAGATCCACAGCATATCCAAGTAAGCGATCCTGGGCATATCGAAGGCAATGTGGTTTTTACTTATTTGGATATTTTTGACCCGGATAAAGCACAAGTAGCCAGCTTAAAAGAGCAGTATCAACAAGGCGGACTCGGAGATATGAAGTTAAAGCGCTATTTAACGGAAGTATTGGAATCGGAATTAAAACCGATCCGTGAACGCCGTGCCAGCTTTGAAGAGGATATTCCTGCTGTTTTACAGATGCTAAAAGATGGATCTGATCACGCAAACCAGATCGCCGAAAAGACAATGACTGAAGTCCGGGCAGCAATGGGTGTTAACTATTTTGATGGTTTAAAATGA
- a CDS encoding phosphatase PAP2 family protein: protein MFGTVSLAVFFLLAIAVKLHSSELSRLDRAISLFFYERRSRNLIFAFQFISDIGRPTITAAIIILLALVFYGNHRRILAFWLVLSTVLGNLFWQLLKIYFMRPRPLMTTMHHSFAFPSGHAASVVIFAFLIISLLPLLNVSKKIKKVMTVILLLFVLTVCFSRIYLEAHYLSDVVSGAALAFSWIIFMRHIYNKFAEKLLLAKMFR, encoded by the coding sequence TTGTTCGGAACAGTTTCTTTGGCTGTTTTTTTCTTACTAGCCATTGCGGTTAAATTGCATAGTTCTGAATTGTCGCGTCTGGATCGTGCTATTTCTCTTTTTTTCTATGAGAGGCGTTCTCGGAACCTTATATTTGCATTCCAATTCATTTCCGATATCGGCCGTCCAACAATCACAGCCGCAATTATTATTCTGCTGGCCTTGGTTTTTTATGGAAACCACCGGCGTATTTTAGCTTTTTGGTTAGTACTTTCGACCGTCTTAGGAAACTTATTTTGGCAGCTTTTGAAAATATATTTCATGCGGCCTAGGCCGTTAATGACAACCATGCATCATAGCTTTGCATTTCCTTCTGGACATGCTGCCAGCGTTGTTATCTTTGCATTCTTGATTATTAGTTTGCTGCCATTGTTGAATGTATCTAAAAAAATAAAAAAGGTTATGACAGTCATATTATTGTTATTCGTCTTGACTGTCTGTTTCTCACGTATCTATCTGGAAGCCCATTATTTATCAGACGTGGTATCAGGGGCGGCTTTGGCCTTTAGCTGGATTATTTTTATGCGGCATATTTACAATAAGTTTGCAGAAAAACTGTTATTGGCTAAAATGTTTCGATAA
- a CDS encoding ABC transporter permease: MNNLNISNTTLVLVASLVVVSLLISYKQKLGIVKETAIAVLRAVVQLVVVGFVLQYIFDAKEWFLTLAMYLVIIFNAAYNAGKRASDLSRWSAFSISFVSLIVSVSITMTILVTSGAIEFKAMQVVPISGMLANNTLAALGLVYRNMHQQYNDLHEQVVERLALGASIRDASYEIYRNALRLGMQPQIDTAKTLGIVSLPGMMSGLIFAGVSLVSAIKYQIMVTFMLLGSTGISCLMATFMTYRKYFNNRAQLVGARHN; encoded by the coding sequence ATGAATAATTTGAATATTTCTAATACGACACTGGTTTTGGTGGCTAGTTTGGTGGTGGTTTCATTACTGATTTCCTATAAACAGAAATTAGGGATTGTCAAAGAAACAGCAATTGCGGTCTTGCGTGCCGTAGTTCAGTTGGTGGTCGTCGGCTTTGTTTTACAGTATATTTTCGATGCTAAAGAGTGGTTTTTAACTTTAGCTATGTATCTGGTTATTATTTTTAATGCCGCTTATAATGCTGGTAAAAGAGCTAGCGACCTGTCCCGATGGTCGGCTTTTTCGATTAGTTTTGTTTCCTTGATTGTGTCGGTTTCAATTACGATGACAATTTTGGTAACCAGCGGTGCTATTGAATTTAAGGCAATGCAGGTGGTACCGATTTCCGGCATGCTGGCTAATAATACGCTGGCCGCCTTGGGGTTGGTCTATCGCAATATGCACCAGCAATATAATGACCTGCACGAACAAGTGGTGGAACGTCTGGCATTAGGCGCATCGATTAGAGATGCAAGCTATGAAATTTATAGAAACGCATTACGGCTTGGCATGCAGCCGCAAATTGATACAGCTAAAACATTAGGTATCGTTAGTTTGCCTGGCATGATGTCCGGTTTGATCTTTGCTGGTGTTTCGCTAGTATCGGCAATTAAATATCAGATCATGGTGACATTCATGCTGCTTGGGTCCACAGGTATTAGTTGTTTGATGGCTACTTTCATGACTTACCGCAAATACTTTAATAACCGCGCCCAACTTGTGGGAGCACGTCATAATTAG
- a CDS encoding ABC transporter permease subunit, protein MFSLITLVIPFVGGIAYLIRDHAHAEADFVMHHGYYDSFIFIFMLVSFGSILAEEFQFDTIKVIASRGNSRRLIFSAKVIKLIFDYCFWFFIATASYLLSWLVEFGGTHFGQAISLGNKGYYFAANGKPSEFTFLWQNFVTNLLYIFLIGSITLMISSFLKSNAIAIASAFIIWLAGQIISALLMNLFYKQLPLIKWNPFNVNTYIAGQAFSDSKALTLLSHLSQPEIIIASLVWTGIFLAIAGIVFNRRNL, encoded by the coding sequence GTGTTCAGCCTCATAACTTTGGTAATTCCTTTTGTGGGCGGTATTGCATATCTGATCAGAGATCACGCGCATGCAGAAGCAGATTTCGTCATGCATCATGGATACTATGACTCGTTTATTTTCATTTTTATGCTGGTCTCTTTCGGATCAATTTTGGCTGAAGAATTTCAGTTCGACACAATCAAAGTGATCGCATCACGTGGCAATTCCCGGCGTTTGATCTTTTCTGCAAAAGTAATAAAACTAATTTTTGATTATTGTTTCTGGTTTTTTATTGCAACTGCATCTTACTTATTGAGCTGGCTGGTTGAATTTGGCGGCACGCATTTTGGCCAAGCAATTAGTTTAGGAAACAAAGGTTATTATTTTGCAGCTAACGGCAAACCAAGTGAATTTACCTTTCTCTGGCAAAATTTTGTTACGAATCTGCTTTATATCTTTTTGATTGGTTCGATTACTTTGATGATTTCCAGTTTCTTAAAATCGAATGCGATCGCAATTGCTTCAGCTTTTATTATCTGGTTGGCAGGACAAATTATCAGTGCTCTATTAATGAATTTGTTTTATAAGCAACTGCCTTTGATCAAATGGAACCCATTTAATGTCAATACCTATATCGCTGGTCAAGCCTTCAGCGACTCAAAAGCACTAACGCTGCTATCGCACTTAAGCCAACCAGAAATTATTATTGCATCGCTTGTTTGGACCGGTATTTTTCTTGCTATTGCTGGTATTGTTTTCAATAGACGTAATCTGTGA
- a CDS encoding GntR family transcriptional regulator yields the protein MAISSKKPIYLQLVDRIKNEVATDILSANDQLPSVREMALQERINPNTVAKAYKELERQEVIKTLTGKGTFVTGNTQNVKNLNQNQLFSELSSSVDQLLKNGVTRKQIEQFVDDLFGGKNAKN from the coding sequence ATGGCAATAAGCAGTAAAAAGCCAATATACCTGCAGTTAGTCGATCGAATTAAAAATGAGGTTGCGACAGATATTTTATCAGCCAATGATCAGCTTCCTTCAGTTCGTGAAATGGCCTTGCAGGAGAGAATCAATCCAAATACGGTCGCAAAGGCGTATAAGGAATTAGAGCGGCAGGAAGTGATTAAGACACTAACTGGCAAAGGCACTTTTGTTACGGGCAACACGCAAAATGTCAAGAATCTGAATCAGAACCAACTATTTTCAGAGTTGTCTTCTTCTGTTGACCAATTATTGAAAAATGGCGTAACGCGTAAGCAGATAGAACAATTTGTTGATGATTTGTTTGGAGGAAAAAATGCTAAAAATTGA
- a CDS encoding ABC transporter ATP-binding protein, which yields MLKIENLTKKLENKLVIDHVTFSMQTGQIVGLVGRNGVGKTTLFRLLSGEYLSDSGGVSSDDAENARTQIFYLDAPDNFTNAYSAAQLARIFKVSYPKLDVEWFESLVKTNNLPLHKKMSSLSKGQRGLILVIAAITSKARYIFLDEPLDGLDLIVRDQVTQMLISAVSDNQTGIMLASHNLRELDTIADRIILIKEGRIEKDYLPGEELETANVAKMQMVIEGALPKVVIECGHILEKRGHLYVVLFKDYDSKMAARIKRSKAKYIEELPVNSDDIFRATFDEDYRLRQAMPKGRQ from the coding sequence ATGCTAAAAATTGAAAATTTGACAAAAAAGCTGGAAAACAAGTTGGTCATTGACCATGTCACTTTCTCAATGCAGACCGGTCAGATTGTTGGATTGGTTGGCCGAAATGGAGTTGGTAAAACAACTCTTTTTCGCTTATTATCAGGAGAATATCTGTCAGATTCAGGCGGAGTTTCTAGCGATGATGCAGAAAATGCACGAACACAAATCTTCTATCTTGATGCCCCTGATAATTTCACCAACGCTTATTCTGCTGCGCAACTGGCCAGAATCTTTAAAGTAAGTTATCCCAAATTAGATGTTGAATGGTTTGAAAGCCTGGTTAAGACGAATAACCTGCCTTTGCATAAAAAGATGTCGAGTTTATCAAAGGGACAGCGTGGCCTTATTTTGGTGATTGCTGCCATCACAAGCAAAGCAAGGTATATTTTTTTAGATGAACCCCTGGACGGGCTGGATTTAATTGTACGTGATCAAGTCACGCAAATGCTGATTTCGGCCGTTTCAGATAATCAGACAGGCATTATGCTGGCTTCGCATAATTTAAGAGAACTTGATACGATTGCTGATCGGATTATCTTGATTAAAGAGGGTCGAATCGAAAAGGATTATTTGCCCGGTGAAGAATTAGAGACGGCAAATGTTGCCAAAATGCAGATGGTCATTGAAGGCGCTCTGCCTAAAGTTGTCATTGAATGCGGTCATATTCTGGAAAAACGCGGCCACTTATATGTTGTGCTGTTTAAAGATTACGACAGTAAAATGGCAGCGCGCATCAAGCGAAGCAAAGCCAAATATATTGAAGAGTTACCAGTTAACTCAGATGATATTTTCCGAGCGACCTTTGATGAGGATTATCGCCTGCGTCAGGCAATGCCTAAAGGGAGGCAGTGA
- a CDS encoding ABC transporter ATP-binding protein, with protein MLENTAKLLTVKDINKSFGQRQVLFQVSFDIKPGRIVGLIGPNGAGKTTIMKSIAGLTSYQGEIEIDGQKVSKTHTAPLKKVGSLIETPGIYPYMSGYNNLKLYAGHTSAEDLGKIMEQTMITDFANRKAKKYSLGMKQRLGVAIAMLDHPELVILDEPMNGLDPESVHSMRQLLRGLADNGVSVLISSHILSELELVADDLVVVNHGHILFNGTKDEFFASQAAKSGHGTRILIKTGDDQKAAGILESLGFQTDHKGKHMGVYTDDQHDLNKMLQQLVMNKIEIKSVSEEKQHLEDSFIDLIKGGDK; from the coding sequence ATGCTCGAAAACACGGCAAAATTGTTAACGGTTAAGGATATAAACAAGTCGTTTGGTCAACGCCAGGTTCTTTTTCAGGTCTCTTTTGATATCAAGCCAGGCCGCATTGTTGGTTTAATCGGCCCTAATGGTGCTGGGAAAACAACGATCATGAAATCGATCGCTGGACTTACTTCCTATCAAGGAGAAATTGAGATAGACGGTCAAAAGGTTTCAAAGACACACACGGCACCATTGAAAAAAGTGGGCTCTTTGATTGAAACGCCAGGAATTTATCCATATATGTCCGGTTATAATAATTTGAAATTATATGCAGGACACACTTCGGCTGAAGATTTGGGGAAGATCATGGAACAGACTATGATTACTGATTTTGCCAATCGTAAAGCAAAAAAATATTCATTGGGCATGAAACAGCGTTTGGGTGTTGCAATTGCGATGCTTGATCATCCCGAACTGGTTATTTTAGATGAGCCTATGAATGGGTTGGATCCTGAATCGGTTCATTCGATGAGGCAATTGCTGCGCGGTTTAGCAGATAATGGTGTGTCGGTGCTCATCAGTTCGCATATTTTAAGCGAATTGGAGCTTGTAGCTGACGATTTGGTCGTCGTTAATCATGGCCATATTCTTTTTAATGGCACAAAAGACGAATTTTTTGCTAGTCAGGCTGCTAAAAGCGGCCATGGTACTCGTATTTTAATCAAGACAGGTGATGACCAAAAAGCCGCGGGTATTTTAGAATCCTTAGGTTTTCAAACCGATCACAAAGGTAAACATATGGGTGTTTATACGGATGACCAGCACGATTTGAATAAAATGCTTCAGCAATTAGTCATGAACAAAATTGAAATTAAGAGTGTCAGTGAAGAAAAACAGCATTTGGAAGATTCCTTTATTGACTTGATCAAAGGGGGAGACAAATAA